GACTAAGTTTAATACATAAagccaaaaaaaatattatcaagaCATATGGTCCAGAGTCCCCTATATACAAGGATCTTGAAAAGTTTctttatacaaataaatactaGCACAATTGCAATCAATTTAGAATTGATGACTACCTAGCATTGAGTAGTTGGTGTGGAAGGGAATATGTTGCATAATTCGAGAATATTTGTGTGCATACAAAgttgttaatatatatccgccttcttataaataattaaataaaccCATGGGGTTGCACACtccttattttatttgtatatatatgtgtgtgtgcATTTAATTTGGATGATacacaaatgaaaaaaatttcatGCCACTCTCTTTATTGTagcatttttcatattttttaagtattGTTTGCAAATTAGCTATTTATTttcgatatttttttaatgtatatatacaatttttaatcaTATTTCTATTGTGTACATTTATATGGTAAATTatgttattaatttttatgtttttgcatttaattttttttttttttgatattctattttgtttcttttataCAATGCTCATACAACATTGTATAGTTgcattttacaaaaaaaattaaaactaGCCAAATAATTaagcatatatacaattgtAAAGCTAACTCATTCGCAATAGTTGCTTATACCAGAACCCTTTCgtcttatttataatagatgaattataaaattaagaaatacatatacacatgtatatttagttactttatttatgtatgtgatgaaaataataattcctAATGCTAGGCATACGAACGAAAATGACCATTTAGCATTTTTCAgaatgtttaaaaaaaagtgtatTTTCACATGtatgttcataaaataatgatattttatatgacttgtacataaaatatgacaCAGTAGTacttaattatttatgctattttttagtatcattttttattatagaGATAACCTTATGATCCACATTTATTTTGGtataacataattttaataatttattctaataatttttaagttaataaaatattttattattattctacTAATATTTCTAATGCAGTAATTTCACCTTTTTAAATTGGCATAATAAAagcaattttattaattaaatttattggAGCTAAAAATAGCCACCTGTGGGAGTCGAACCCACGATCTTTTGATTACGAATCAAACGCATTACCAACTGTGCTAAGATGGCTTTAATATGAAACTTCGAACTAGCCTTTCAAAAtgttttactattttttataaattttttttaattttcacAAATTGTTATGCTTCAGTTGtgtatgaaatatatatattacatgtttgtatatgaaataaaatgtattttaatgatagtaccataattattttactattaGGAATGCTTAAAAATAGCGAGAAAGTTCATtacctattttttttcaaattataaatgaataaaactttagctatataaatatattgtaaaaaaaaaattaaatgaccaaataaaataggatatagaatatttttatataatattatgttatatatagttactataaatttttgtttttttttggaattttattaaaaataccAATTTCGCTGCCTTTATAAGATTTGTGAACTtataggaaaaaaaaatatgtaataaaaatgtagtGAGCAAATGCGTacataacatatatatatatatatgcataggAAAAACAacagaaatatttttatttatatatgggcatattaattttgtttagaaataaataaataatattttattgccGGATTATTCTCtttagaaatataaaaatttatttcccatgttgtttttatttttgtaaatatataagattatataatatatagcataaaataatcctacaaaaataatgtacATTTTTGTAAGTGccaaaatatgttattaaaaagcatatcataataataaattttttactatttttgtattgtaaaaatttcatattattatatgcttattttaattaacaagtatatatatatttgaaaatataacatacATAAgaataagaataaaaaatccatatttcattttttttactgtacaattaagaaataaaaaaaaacatacttttaatcaaaataattgatacaaagacaaaaaagtttattaacaatacatacatataaataaataaaagtattCACTGATAAGTAAGTGGCATATACTTATTTGTAGAGGAACTCAAAGGTATAAAAACCGAGTAcgatatattttgtaaagaatatatagtGCTACTGTTATAAATTAACGAGAAAAACTTttaaagtataaaaatatttttcaaccAGTTTAATGAGCGGAAgaatattttctaaaaagaTTTTAGTAAGTGTAAAACAGTTTCGatcaaaattaaatgaaggAAGCGAAACATTTTATAAGTTAGGaagcaaatatataagtacACAAACTATTATGCCGCATATCGATTTGATAAacattaaagaaaatatgaatgataaccaatataataacaagGGTGGAATAAACAAAAgcgatgaaaatataaaaacaaataatgtaGGAGATGCTctaaacaatttaaatgaatataaactgattaatgaaaatacagAAGGTAGTGATGGAAGCAGTACAAATGTAAGTAGCAATATTCGAAGTGAAAATGACGATTGTGATagtaaagaagaaaatgcaaattcaaataaaataaataacattGATACgatgaaagaaaaaagagaaGAAGTAAATGAAAAcgatttaaatgaaattattGATGAGGATGGcgaagtaaaaaaaaatatcagtGTTGAACTTTTGAAGATATGTACTtctttgaaaaatataggaaataaatattttaaagaagataattatataatctctttaaaatattatacagCAGCTattgattttataaaaagtttttatGAAACTAATGCAGACGAATcctatttaaaattgttaaacCAAATGAATTTAGATACGTTATCAGATTATGTACAAATTGATGAAGAAGATattgatttattaaaaaaatattataatgaaagcacaataaataaaagttctgaatatataagtatGCACGAAACtgatttacatatatattatacaaatcGATCTTTTTGTAATATGAAGTTAGAGAATTATGGTTTATCAATTCAAGACATTGATGAagctataaaaataaatccatATTATGCTAAGGCATATTATAGAAAGGGATGTTcctatttattattgtccgatttaaaaaatgcatcCGATTGTTTTCAAAtggttttaaaattaacaaaagataaaaattcagaattaaaattgaaacaatgtaaaaaattattatttgaacaGCAATTTCAAAAAGCTATAGAATTAGAACACAAAATACCATATTATGAAACGATTCAATTagataatatgaaaatagaaaataataatgcacCAATATATGAtcgaaataatttaaatatagattttttaaaaaaagttgtaGATTATATAAGTGTACCTaatcaaaaattaaataaaaaatgtgtatgtgcaataatattagatgtaattaaattattaaaagaatCACCTACATTAGTTTATCTAAATTTGAAAGAAGATGAAACTATAACAATTTGTGGTGATATACATGGTCAATTTTATGatctaataaatataatgaatattaaTGGATATCCTTCTACAAACTATTCATACCTATTTAACGGCGATTTTGTTGATAGAGGTAGTTTTTCTGTAGAGGTcattctatttttatatctagCTAAACTCACATTTCCTAATAATGTACATCTAACTAGAGGAAATCATGAAACAGATAATATGAACAAGATATATGGCTTTTTAGGTGAActattagaaaaatatgatgaaaaattacattctttattttcagattcctttaaatttttaccTTTAGCTtatgtattaaataataaagtatTTATTTGTCATGGTGGTATACCAAGTAAAACAGATGTAACATTAAAAGATATTGAACAGATAGATAGAAATACTGAACCTTTAGATGAAGGAATCATGACCGATCTATTATGGTCTGATccaaatgaa
This genomic interval from Plasmodium chabaudi chabaudi strain AS genome assembly, chromosome: 11 contains the following:
- a CDS encoding serine/threonine protein phosphatase 5, putative; translated protein: MSGRIFSKKILVSVKQFRSKLNEGSETFYKLGSKYISTQTIMPHIDLINIKENMNDNQYNNKGGINKSDENIKTNNVGDALNNLNEYKLINENTEGSDGSSTNVSSNIRSENDDCDSKEENANSNKINNIDTMKEKREEVNENDLNEIIDEDGEVKKNISVELLKICTSLKNIGNKYFKEDNYIISLKYYTAAIDFIKSFYETNADESYLKLLNQMNLDTLSDYVQIDEEDIDLLKKYYNESTINKSSEYISMHETDLHIYYTNRSFCNMKLENYGLSIQDIDEAIKINPYYAKAYYRKGCSYLLLSDLKNASDCFQMVLKLTKDKNSELKLKQCKKLLFEQQFQKAIELEHKIPYYETIQLDNMKIENNNAPIYDRNNLNIDFLKKVVDYISVPNQKLNKKCVCAIILDVIKLLKESPTLVYLNLKEDETITICGDIHGQFYDLINIMNINGYPSTNYSYLFNGDFVDRGSFSVEVILFLYLAKLTFPNNVHLTRGNHETDNMNKIYGFLGELLEKYDEKLHSLFSDSFKFLPLAYVLNNKVFICHGGIPSKTDVTLKDIEQIDRNTEPLDEGIMTDLLWSDPNEEKGFKPSKRGIGFSFGPDITENFLKNNNLSLIIRSHEVRDEGYSLEQNGQLYTVFSAPNYCDVMKNKGGFLKFKGNATTPECVKFTEVKHPNVPSLKYAHNLYQNI